Genomic window (Bacillales bacterium):
TGTCGAATCTTTTTCTCGCGGCCTTTATTTTTCAGGCGTTTTTTTAAATCAACCTTGAACAGGAAGTGAATGCACATGGCGTATTTCGCTGCGATTTTACACATGGAAAAGCCGGAGGACAATCAAAAATACCGCCCGCAGCATTTGAATCACATTGCGGAGATGGAAAAGCGAGGGAAGGTTTTCGCAAAAGGACCTTTCACCGAAGAACAAGGCGGCATGATCATTTACATCGCTGATTCGAAAG
Coding sequences:
- a CDS encoding YciI family protein produces the protein MAYFAAILHMEKPEDNQKYRPQHLNHIAEMEKRGKVFAKGPFTEEQGGMIIYIADSKAEAKEMAEKDPYVVHGVRSLTLYEWKMETA